CCTCGTCCCATAGGGCAGCTTGTCGTAGAGAACGCTCCACGAGTGCATCGAGGTCCCCGGTGTAGCCGTTGATTTCGGCGCCCCACGCCACATTTTTGTAAATGGTCTTCGGGAAGGGATTCGGCTTCTGAAAGACCATTCCGACGCGCCGGCGCACCATGACCGGGTCGGTGTCCTCCGCGTACACGTCCTGGCCGTCCACGTGGATGGTCCCTTCGAGCGTCGTGCCCTGAATCAGCTCGTTCATCCGGTTCAGGCACCGGAGCAGTGTGGACTTCCCGCAGCCGGAGGGCCCGATCAGGGCCGTCACCCGGTTGGGCTGAACGTCCATGCTGATGCCCTGGAGGGCATGGTTTTCATCGTACCAGAAGTGCAGGTCTTCAATCTGTAGCTTCGGCTGCACCGACGGAGCGGCAGACGTAGACGAGGATGCTTCCGCCTGTGGCTCGGGGGAGCCCGGACGGCCGTTGGGCGTCGGCGCGTCGGGGGAGGCGGGCGAGGTGGGGGTGTCGTCGGTGGATTCGTCGGTAGGCATGGGGGGGCACAATCGGTCGTGCGAGCAGGGCGGGAGCGTGGCGGCGGACTTAGGAGCCG
This window of the Salinibacter grassmerensis genome carries:
- the pstB gene encoding phosphate ABC transporter ATP-binding protein PstB; the encoded protein is MPTDESTDDTPTSPASPDAPTPNGRPGSPEPQAEASSSTSAAPSVQPKLQIEDLHFWYDENHALQGISMDVQPNRVTALIGPSGCGKSTLLRCLNRMNELIQGTTLEGTIHVDGQDVYAEDTDPVMVRRRVGMVFQKPNPFPKTIYKNVAWGAEINGYTGDLDALVERSLRQAALWDEVKDQLHSSALDLSGGQQQRLCIARTLAVQPDVVLMDEPASALDPIATSKIEETITELKKDYTIVIVTHNMQQASRISDETAFLYMGRLIEMSPTDQLFTRPEKDRTEAYVTGRFG